The Spea bombifrons isolate aSpeBom1 chromosome 4, aSpeBom1.2.pri, whole genome shotgun sequence genome segment ATTCCACAAACCCACCAGCTCCGTGTATACTGACAGCGTCCAGGCTGACCCTCGGCTTAGAGAACATGCCCCGTGGTTCCTGCTTTATCTGTGACGTGGCTGTGGTCGCCTTATCTGAGAGAGCAGCCTATTTCCTGACGTTATTTCGAGGGCTTCCAGTGAAAACGGATAAAGAATATCCGTTTAATAACCGGCAGACTGTCATGACTGACGTTATCCCCTCGCTGGTCTATATCatgataccgagtatctatgCGCCGATGCCGAACGCGCCGCTGTGTACAACGATGCCGAGTATCTATTCCATATCATAAACAAACAACCCTAAGTAATAATCGTTTCTATTCGGGATGATAATAGATTCTGACGTAAGCCAGGACCAGGTCTATTTTAAGTAATTATTAACCTTGACTATGCCGCATGGGGAGGGATAAGACgcggaccccccccccttattccTCCCCTCTAAATGGCATTCCCTAGTCTCTGGGCCAATGTCAATGAGACTGCAGCCCCAGACGGCCCTGTCACTCATCACCCATTCACTAACTGGGAATTCCACAAGGAGAACTGGGAGCGATGTGCCGCTGCTTCATCATGTATTAATAAACGAGGCCGTCAGCTATTAGtgaacattaaattattatctAATAATTCACTAATAGTTCACATATGTTTTTTAGaggagtaaataaaatattcaaattgtattatttttattttattattattattgttattttttattattataagaagtatttttataatttttttgttatttttattattattttgttgttatttgggggTTTTGTCTTTAAAACGGATCAGATTAAGTTGTAAAAGCCGCGTGACCGCACGTGAACATACATATGACACGTAACATTGGAGACAGCTGAGCCACGCACTGTGGGGGGGTCGGAGAGAGAGAGGTTCTAGGAGCCAGAAGCCGTGGAAGACGATACTATCCCTCCTCTCGGAAATAACACATCCCGTCTTTAAATAACTTTCTCCCTGGGTACCCCTTCCGCTCTGCAGCCCCCGTGGAACGAGAGAGAGCCCGGAGCTGACGCTCGGTCATGGCCATGGTTTGGGGTCTCAGAGCCTTGtttcttctccccttcctgCGCTGTGAGTCACTatatgtctgtctgtgtgtctgtctgtctgtgtcgCTGCCCCTCTCTGCAAGAAGAGCTTTGTTGCCTccgcataatgtatagttaaatcactgAGACTGAgatatacattgtgcagggccagctcagccctgcttattggagaaacgTGCCAGGCTTAGCTCTGTCGTTACCTGTTTGCCCTATGGCCCCTTTGCACGGGTACTTGTGTGGTTCATCCACCTTGCCTTGGTCCATGAGCCTCTGATCCATCTCCCAGCAGAGAAGCCACATGTCCTGCTTGTCTCTCACACCTGAGCGTGTCCCCCATCGCCGTACCCGCTGCTTACCTCAGATTTCTGCGTCTCATCATTCCGTTGGACCTCGGAACCTTCTTTTTTGTCCAACTTTCTCTAGTCAAATAGACCATTAGCGAGAGTCTACTTTCCTCCGGTGAATCCAGCTTAGAAACCTAATGTCCGGCTCGTCTGGTCTGCCCATGTCTCCtgcttaaaccttaatcagtggtcGGGCTCGTCTTCAGAAAACCAAATgcggaaagaagaagaaagaagactcgGGCAGAGGACTCAGTGATCCATTTTCATGATTGAGAACATTAGTTGTAGACGTTCTGCACTTGTTGGAACTCTGCTGAATCAGATGAGTCTTGATGACCACATGGTGGAGAAGACTTAGAGAATAATTAGCATAATTCTCAGTTTAATAGATACAATGGTTTAATCAAACaatgtaaaacagaaaaaagacaaaatccaGCTAGATAGAGTGTTTCAAGTAATGACCAATATGACGCCTTCCATATTGTGTCGCAAAACCGTCACGGGGACCATGAAGCATCACAGAAACGATACAGTGTAATAGTGGTGAGCCCTAGGAAGATGAGAAACGATCTCCGAAGTAGCATGAGGGTCTACGGGCCCCAAGAAAAGGATGAtgaagataaaaatatttttttccaaagaagCCATTTTACATCATTTTGGTAGCCTAAGCCATTAGCGGACATCACCAAACCCTCTATTCGATAAATGAGTCCCAACTTTTTAAGCCAGGCCTCGATGGGTGGGATGCCTGGAGAGTTCCAGAAAAACTAGGAATAATAGCCTTGGTTACATGGAGAAGGTGGACTGTTAATGACCTTTTTATATTTGATACTTGTCATTTTTCTTGACAGGGGGGTGTGTGATTATGGTAACATTTCATCGAACCTCTTTCTTCATCTTCTGCAGGTTGCTTGGCCAGCGAGGAGGCTCAGTTGATTAAGGACTTGTTCTCCAACTATGATGTCAAGTCCCGGCCAGTGAGAGACATCAATGAAATCATAACAGTGAAACTGAAGCTCACGTTGACCAATCTCATCTCTCTGGTATATAAAGTCATCATTGTCAGAAAGAGAGTCATTACCTCCTCCTACAGGGAGATCCCCGCTCGTGGTGTCTGTGTTGGTGGCTCAGGTTGGAGCCTCCCTTGTATAGCTGAGTAAGACGACGTTGGCTCCAGACCAATGTCTTGTCCGTCTCTGGCTTGTTAAAAGGGGAAAAAGTATGAGACGGAGCCAAGACAGCTCAAGCCCCTCATCTAAACAGGTTTTAGGTGCATCCAGCTCAGCTAATGCATGGTTTGTGAAGCCAAGACTAAGGCCTAGCTTGGCTTATACCATGCTATGGCCGGTTCCCTCACCTCTAGTCCTTTGTACATTTAACAGGGCCCTTGTAGGATCTCTATGTCTGAGTACGGGATGGAGCCTCCTTTTTTTTTGAAGCTCTACTTCTAGTTCAGAAATGTCAAAGGACCATGTGTGGTAAACCTATAGCCTAACTGCCCAAATTAATGATCTTTTTGGGTAGGGGCAGGCTTTTCTTCAGGTTTGAAGGAAGTTTTAGAATTTTTTAGATGATCTCAATTTTCTCATCAAAGCGCTGACGTGCAATAACGTTGACATCCTAAAAGAATCTCATCATGGTTTATCCGTTTTGcagaatgagaaagaagagaccTTAACAACCAACGTGTGGATACAATTAGTAAGTAGAAGGAAGTAATTTGGGAGGATGAGGCCAAAAATACACGTTAATCCCAAATTAACTCTTTTCATATTATCCCGGAGGAATGGGACGATTACCGTCTGTCCTGGAATGAGTCAGAATACGGAGGGATTGGCATTATACGCGTTCCGCATAACATGGTGTGGCTACCGGAAATCGTCCTGGAGAATAAGTGAGTGATACCCAAATACCCCCTAATGCTCCCTCTCTGGGGCACAAATTCCTGtgtcctctgttttttttttcctcccctaatCTCCCTTTATTCCAGGAGCTTGTTCGCTGGGAATCACAATATCAAAATGTCCCatggtccaaaaaaaaaagccatggctGAAAAGTAGTCCTCTCAGAGTTGGGGGGAACGTTGGATCGTGTGATGTTCCCCTCACTGGGTGACATGATGTTAGGATTCACCCCCTGTCCTTTTCTCTTACAGTATCGATGGCAATTTCGAAGTCGCCTATTACGCTAATGCCCTCGTCTATAGCTCTGGGTACATTAACTGGATCCCACCGGCTATCTTCAGGAGCACGTGCAGCATTGTGGTCACCTATTTCCCCTTCGACTGGCAGAACTGCTCGCTGGTGTTCAGGTGAGGTACTAGCCCCCATACCGTGCCTCGCAGTAGACAAGCCCTGAAATTTGGAGGTTCTAGACTTTGTCTCTCCATTCTAGAGGAGCCAGGCTTCGACTCTCTCTGTACTAGGAGAGCCTGGGTTTATCGAGCACCCAGGTTTTGTCTCCCAGCTCTAGAAGAAAATGTTTCTCCATTCTACAGGAGCAAGACTTTGTTTTGTCATTTCTAGAGGAGCTAGGCTTTGTCTCTCCATTCCAGAGGAGCCAGGCTTTGTCTCTCTGCTCTACAAATGTCAACCGTTGTCGCTCTGTTCTAGAGGAGTCTGGGTTTATCTCTTTGTTTAAGAGGAGCCTTTCAGGTGTGGTTGCACGTTTTTGTGGTTCCAGTCTGTCTGTTCTAGATCAAGATCTAGGCTAGGTTCCTCAACGTGCTTGTCTGTGTTGTAGTAGGAGAGACATTAAGACATTTCTTCTAGCCATCAAAGTTTCCGGGTGCATCTCTCCTTACAGGTCTAAAACATTCAACGCAAATGAGATCAGTCTGGAGCTGGCCTATGATTCGGAAACGGATAAACTGATAGAGTGGGTGGACATTGATCCGGAAGCATTCACAGGTGATCCCAATTCCTCTTATACAATGGTCTGGATCTAGAATTGTTGTCTTGGTCTCCTATGTGTCTCCCTCCCATTGTCTGTCTCTTTATGACTTTCCCTCAACCTCTTTATTAGAGAATGGGGAGTGGGCCATCAAACACAGGCCAGCACGAAAGGTCGTGAACTCCAGATTTTCACCAGAAGACCTTGAGTATCAAGAGATTTTGTTTTGTCTGATTATCCAGAGGAAACCTCTCTTCTACATCATCAACATCATCGTTCCTTGTGTCCTCATATCATCCTTGGTGGTGCTGGTCTACTTCCTGCCGGCCAAAGGTGAGTCGGGGTCACAAGTCAAGCTACTATGCCAAGCTGTGTTTTGAGGTCAGTTTGGGGGGATGAATTgacaaaaaaatcccacagaaacgctccaaaatcttgtggaaagccttcgaAGAGTGGAAGTTGTTATAGCTGCAGAGGGGGTccgacttcatattaatgtctatgtatttagaatatgatgtcatcaaagtccctgttggtgtaacggtcaggtgtcccaatacttttgtccatatagtgtatcgtGGATTCCGTGATATAAGATTCATAGGGCTGCAagtaacgattattttcataatcgattagttggccgatatatgctaatttgtgtttatttaaaaacatttaatgaacaaactgggtgttaaagacaaacagcagaatcaaaaacttaaaatgtacattaacaTGCGTCATTGTGCTGTACTCCGGCTACCCCGTCCTTCAATCCAACcgtcccccctccccccgctTCCCAATGTTTTGCAGCTGGGGGCCAGAAGTGTACGGTGTCCATCTCGGTTCTCCTGGCACAGACCGTGTTCCTCATCCTGATTTCGCAGAAGGTCCCTGAGACGTCTCTCAGCGTCCCACTTATTGGCAAGTATGTAGGAACGGATCCATCTCACGCTCATTCCCCTCCATGATTCTCCTCACGTTAATGCATACCTGGGAGGATCCAGGCCACGGCTACTCTTTGGGATGCGGGTGAGCGGGTCAATGGTTGGACCCGTATCATCGATGGGAGGGCTAGCCCCAAACACATTCTATTTGTAAGGGGCAGGAGGGGTAAATGGGCTGGGGGTAGGTCTTCAACCGCTTCGGTCCAGATTATCAGAATGAGCGCGTCTTCCATTTCACGTCTCCATCCACCATTTCTCTTGCAGATACCTCATCTTTGTCATGTTGGTGTCGACGCTCATCGTCTTGAGCTGTGTCATTGTCCTTAACGTGTCCCTTCGGACGCCGAGTACTCACCGCCTGACCGCCAACATTAAGCACGTGAGAGAGCGCTCAATGATACTACCGGCTAACACAAAATAACTCCTttaacccccaaaataaatgcCAGGCAGAACGGGGCATCTTGTACTAGCTAAGAGTCCTGAGGGAAACGCATTTAAGGGAAACCACTAGGATCTCCTTCTTTCGAACCCAGGACAGCGTAGCAGCTAGTGAGACGCCCCAAAGCCATTCATacctaagaaaaaataaataaatatatatttatatataaaaaaaatcaaaaaatcgAAATAATGAAACTACAGGCAAAACTTCTGGATAAGACAGGCCTGAGTAGAGTTAAAAGTACAGAACTTGGTAAGTGAGTGTAGTGAGGACCAAATGTGGTCCAGTGTCAACTTCTCTAGTGGAGTTTGGCCACGTCTGTAAGTTCTTTAGCTAATTCCATAATGGAGACGTTATTATTGGTATGAGCGAGTCAATGTGCTAGCTATCAAGATGGAGTCCGTTTTCTGGAGCTGAGTGGAGCctcatttttaatactttagAGCTTCAATCATAACCAAGTATCGGTTCCTCTAGAGTGTTCTTTAGTTGTAGTTAAAAAAAGGGGTTTTGGTGCTTCCGGAGACGAGGATACATTCCATAATACGTTGGGTCTCAGAAGCCAAGCCTACAGATGAAATAGCAAATGGGAAAATATCATCCAGTTGTGAGATCTGACATCACAGGAGGCCTCGTGTTCAAAGGACGCTTCTGTAAATCTGTATAAGAGGAGATCCCATGGCGGGGAATGCTTATGAAAATGTAGGATCTGCTGAAATCTGTATCTTTAAAGCATTCAGTGGGGTCTGAGTCGCAGCATCGAAATAGTGTCCTTCAGCAGTCTGGTCTCAATAACCCAGGCGGCCAACAAGACCATTTTGTGATGAAAACATGGTCCTTGGGAttgcagaggaggcccctgcaggccaccaataggctcactcgcacggcgtTTTTAACAACATCAGGAGTTAaacttggagcggggagacaggccaagttccacgTCAggctgtgcaagcgactctattggtcgccagcagaggaggcccctgcaggcgaccaatagagttgctcgtacggacatttaaaatcctggcgccaaagctgctgcgtagtgcataccgcgttaaccccgtattaaccccttctacaaaaaacgaagAACAAAACGAACGCGAAGAATGTatgcgaatattcgcccaaatcaaacacaggaacgggtgCTCTGTATCTTGAACGCTAGCAGCGCCTTGTAATGAAGCCTATGGAGGCCGGCACAGCGCCCATAGCGTTAATAGGCTTCTTGGGTCTCTTGTAATCGACCCATCGCGCGGTGGGACACCTGGGGGGCCGGGAGAACCGGCAGCCAATCGGATGAATGCTGTGAGAATACTGATATTTTGCTAGCATTcacgtgattggctgctgctaccatAATTGGAACCGTTCGGTCCCCGATGTTAGTAAAGCTGCTACACCCGGGTTACAGGCGACAGAGCAGATAAACCTAGTAACACCCAACTAACTAACCAGGTACTAATAAAAGTCAATTAGCTGTGATGAAACGGTGATGAAACGGGTATTAATTGTGATTATTTGTCGCCATGGACGGCAGATGGTCCTGGAGGTCCTGCCGCGGTACCTCCGGATGAGGGTGGAGCCGTGCGAGGAGGCGGAGGAGCCGCCCCGGGAGCGGAGGAGAAGCTCGCTGGGCATCATGCTCAAAGCCGAGGAGTACGTGCTGAAGAAGCCGAGAAGCGAGCTCATGTTCGA includes the following:
- the CHRNE gene encoding acetylcholine receptor subunit epsilon — protein: MAMVWGLRALFLLPFLRCCLASEEAQLIKDLFSNYDVKSRPVRDINEIITVKLKLTLTNLISLNEKEETLTTNVWIQLEWDDYRLSWNESEYGGIGIIRVPHNMVWLPEIVLENNIDGNFEVAYYANALVYSSGYINWIPPAIFRSTCSIVVTYFPFDWQNCSLVFRSKTFNANEISLELAYDSETDKLIEWVDIDPEAFTENGEWAIKHRPARKVVNSRFSPEDLEYQEILFCLIIQRKPLFYIINIIVPCVLISSLVVLVYFLPAKAGGQKCTVSISVLLAQTVFLILISQKVPETSLSVPLIGKYLIFVMLVSTLIVLSCVIVLNVSLRTPSTHRLTANIKHMVLEVLPRYLRMRVEPCEEAEEPPRERRRSSLGIMLKAEEYVLKKPRSELMFERQRERHGMSRGPGGHRGDEFDVTTTLYRNLAQCAPEIKDCVDACNFITESTRGQNVTGAEMENWILIGKVLDVLFFWAALPLFVVGTLAIFLMGHVNKAPDRPFEDDDRFYAP